Part of the Prevotella communis genome is shown below.
TGTTTCTTATCGTGCGGGTAATCCTGTTCACGACATAGGCTACAGAGGCGATGATGATGGCAATGACGATGATGATTTCCATAGGGGTGTACAAATTATAATTATGTTCGCGCGTACATTATTAATATAATTATATGATGATTTTGTCTATTGTCTTGCTGATATTGTCGATTACCTTGCCTGGTTTGGCATCATCTTGCGTGCGATCTGGGTTGATGATGGCTTTCAGTCCTAAGGGTTCTATGCGTACGTCGATGTCTGTGCCCATCTTTGTGGGGTCACCATCGAAATGTACGGCACCGGATTCGTTGCGATGGATATGGATGCTGCGTGCCTGGAACGTCTTGATGTGCTTGTTGCTCTTCAGTGTCTTGGCAAAGAGATCGAATCCTACCTTTGCAGCCTCGATGATATTGAAGGGCTCCATGATAATCACGTCGAGAAGTCCGTCCTGCATGGATGCCTCAGGAGCTATATAGGCATTGTTGCCATATTGGGAGGCATTGGCGCAGGCCACGAGGAAGGCGTTGTACTGATGATTGCCTGACTCATCGGTGATGATGTAGGTGTCCGGTTTGTAGGTGAGTCCCTCCTTGAGTACGTTTTCCACGTAGGTGGCAAGACCGCGCTTGCCAGACTCGGCAAATTTCAGTGAGACATAGGCATCGAAGCCCATGCCACAGGTGCAGAAGAAGGGCTGGTCGTTGATGACGCCATAGTCGAAATAGTCTGTCTTTCCTGCATTGATAACCTGCAGGGCCTGCTTCATATCCATCGGAAGACAGAGATGACGGGCTAGTCCGTTGCCAGATCCGCTGGGGATAATTCCCAGAGCCGTCTCACTGTGGGCGAGTGAGCGTGCCACTTCGTTGACGGTACCGTCGCCACCTACAGCCACGCAGATGTCTATATGGTCATTCACGCACTGGCTGGCAAGCTCGGCTGCATGTCCGGCATATTCTGTTTTGATGATTTCACACTCGTAGAGACTGTCATCAATCAACTGCTTGACGAGTAGGGGTAGGGTGTCTTTTGATTTAGTACCCGATATAGGATTAACGATAAAGGTAATGTTCTTTTTCTTCTTTTGCATAGTGCAAAATTACATATTTTGGATGAAAAAAGAGGTGTAAATGATGAATAAAAAGAAAAAAACAAACTTTTATTAAGAAAAATGTGCACGATTTGCGGAATTTTGTGTAACTTTGCACCCCAAATAAAAGTGAAACCTAACAAAAGATATGGGACAACTACAAGAAAGATATAAGTCGTATCGCATTCCTCAGGAGGCAATGGCTAAGGGAATCTACCCCTATTTCCGTGCTATTGAGGGCAAACAGGGTACGGAAGTTGAGATGGGCGGACACAAGGTTTTGATGTTTGGCTCAAATGCATATACTGGTCTGACAGGCGATCAGCGCATCATTGACAAAGCTAAGGCTGCGCTCGATAAATATGGCTCTGGTTGTGCTGGAAGCCGTTTCCTGAATGGTACGTTGGACTTGCATATCCAGCTGGAGAAGGAAATCGCTGAATTTATTGGTAAGGATGACTGTCTCTGCTTTAGCACTGGATTCTCAGTAAACCAGGGTGTTATTCCTGCATTGCTGGGTAAGGATGACTTCGTGATTTGCGATGATCGTGACCACGCATCTATCGTAGATGGCCGTCGTCTGGCTTTCGCTAAGCAGCTCCACTATAAGCACAACGATATGGAAGATTTGGAGCGTGTGCTTCAGAAACTTCCTGCTGAAGCTATCAAGCTCATTGTGGTAGATGGTGTGTTCTCAATGGAGGGCGACCTGGCTAAGCTGCCCGAAATTGTGAAGCTGAAGCATAAGTACAACTGCTCAATCATGGTTGACGAGGCTCACGGTGTTGGCGTATTCGGTCGTCAGGGACGTGGTGTTTGTGACCATTTCGGACTGACTGATGAGGTTGACCTGATTATGGGTACTTTCTCAAAGTCACTGGCTTCTATCGGTGGTTTTATCACTGCTGATGCTGATACCATCAACTGGTTGCGCCATACATGTCGTACTTATATCTTCTCTGCTTCTAACACCCCTGCAGCTACTGCAGCTGCTATGGAGGCTCTGCATATCCTGCAGCAGGAGCCCGAGCGTATTGAGAAGTTGTGGAAGGTGACCCGCTATGCTTTGAAGCGCTTCCGTGAGGAGGGCTTCGAGATTGGCGATACAGAGAGCCCCATCATTCCTCTTTATGTAAGAGATACCGATAAGACATTCCTGGTAACTGCCCTGGCTTTCAATGCTGGTGTATTTATCAACCCTGTAATTCCTCCTGCATGTGCTCCTCAGGACACGCTGGTGCGCTATGCCTTGATGGCTACACACACCGAGGAACAGGTAGAACGTTCGGTAATTGCACTGAAAAAGATCTTTGTTGAACAAGGAATTATAAAATAATTGCGGAAAAATTTGCAAAGGTCACAAAAATTGTGTACCTTTGCACCCGCAAAAACGAGGTGTAGCGCAGTTGGTAGCGTTCCTGGTTTGGGACCAGGCTGTCGCAGGTTCGAGTCCTGTCACCTCGACTAGCAGATAAATTAGGAAAGCATTTAGTCAAAATGGCTAAATGTTTTCTTTTTTTATTCATTTTTCTGTCAAAAAGTTTGCAAAGAAAGATTTTTTCACTATCTTTGTAGCCAGATTAATCGGCTATAGCGATATGAAATCTATACTAAGGGTCTTTACTATAATACTACTACTGCTAGGAAATCAGCACGCCGAGGCTTTTGAGGGACGAACCTTCAAAACCATTAATGCATCCAATGAGTTGGCAGATAATAGTGCGCAGATTGTTGTCTGCACAAAGACCGGTCGTATGATTATCGCTACACTTGGAAGCCTGAACTTCTATAATGGTTCGGGATTCTCACATATCACTCCTCATCACGACTGTCAGTATCAGTTGCCACGCTATACTGGTAACTATCGCCTGGGGTTTGACCGTAAGCATCATATATGGTTGAAGAATTCGCATACGTTGACATGTGTAGACCTGTTGATGGAGCAGTTTATTGTGAATGTCGACAGTGTCATCAATGATTTAGGGTGTCACGAGCCTATAGAAGATTTGTTCGTGGATTCGGAGGGAGGCGTGTGGCTTCTCACGGAAAAAGGTCTCTTTGGAGTAAACGACCAGCAGACGTATACCGTGCTGCGTGATCAGAACCTGCAGGATGTGGATGTGTATGAAAACCTGCTGCTTACTTTCTATGGCAATGGTGAGGAGGTTGGTCAGGACCTTAAAACGGGTAAGACCGTGCATCGTACACGTGCTTATGACTGGGATACAGGACAGCGCTACAATCAGACATCGGCTATCATTCGTTATGAAGACGGCTATTTCATGGTGAGAAATGGTGAGAAAGAGTCTGCGTTCTTGTATTTTGATGTGAAACAGTTGCAGTGGACGGTTATTCAGACTTTCACCTTCCATGTCAATCATCTTGCCCTTCATGACGAAATGATTTATTTGCCATCACAACGTGGATTCGGCATATTTGACATCAAGCAGAATAACATGGCCTGGGTGGATGAGTTCCCGCTTGTTGACGGACGTAAGGTTCAGACAGATTGTAATATGATTGCCTTTGATCGTCAGGATGGTATGTGGATCGGCACAGAAGACCGTGGCGTACTTTATTCCCGTCCGGCAAAATTACAGTTTATGTCGTACGCCGTTTCAACACCGGAAGCTGAGCACTATTCCAGGATGATGGATGAGTTGAATCAGAATATCACGGAATTTCATGGTCTGCGTGCCAACTGTATGTTTATGGACAGTAGGGGCTGGTCGTGGATAGGTACGACAACAGGACTCTATCTGTATAAGACGCCTCAGTCGGAACCACTGGTATTCTCCAAGAGAAACGGATTCTATAATAATGTGGTCCATACGGTGGTGGAAGATAGGAATCATAATATCTGGGCTGCTACGTCAAATGGTGTCTCCTATGTACGTTTCAAGGGTGAGAAGGTGGAGTTTGTCAATAGCTTCAATGATATTGACGGCGTGCCAAGCGAGTCCTTTGTAAATTGTAAGGGCAGGATGCTTGATGACGGTACGATTATTATGCAGGCTATAGATCATGTCGTGCGATTCAATCCTGACGATTTGGAGGAGGTCAATACACCTCATCCCTATAAACTGTTTCCCAAGCTGATTCGCCTGATGGTGAATGGAAATAATATTGAACCCGATATGATGATGGATAATCATATCGTTATTGACAGAGCATTGTCACGTACATGGGAAATCGTGTTGAGCAGTGAACATTCGTCGGTATCTCTGACTTTCTCGCCTCTAAACTACTATCGTCCTCTGCAGACGTACTACAGACTCAGGATAAAAGGTGTTAAGGAATATGAGGAATGGACACTGCTATCCGTCTTTAATAGTGGTGGAAAGGTTGATTCCAAAGGTATGTTGCATGTTCCACTGATGGGATTGGCTCCAGGTTCATATCAATTGGAACTGCAGGCTTCGATGTATCCTGACCAGTGGGATGGGGAACCGTTTATTTGGAATATCATCGTCAACGAACCTTGGTGGCAGACTACCGGTATCTTGTGGCTTCTCGGCATCATCGTATTTATGATTGGTATTACCAATTTCGTCTTCTATATGCGAAACGAGCGCATGCGTATGCGCAGGAGTCATGGTGAAGGTGATATGATACGAAAGATACGTCAGTTTGTGACACGCTGTAATACCGATACAAGTGAATCCCTGTCACCGATGCATGAAGAGTATGGCCATAATTCCGAGAATGCAGACGTCAAACTGAGTCCGGAGTTTATGGAGGTGATGATGCGTATCCTGCCTTATGTAAAGGCTCACATGAGGGGTGACTTGAGTATGGCACAGTTGAGCCATGTGGCAGAAATGGATGTGGTGCCTTTCTATGAGTTGATGATGGATAATATCTATAAGAGTCCTCGCGACCTGGCACGTTTCTATCGTCTGGAGAATGCCACAAAACTATTGCTGACAACGGATCATACGATAGAACAAATTGCAGAGGAATGTGGATTCTTTACTGCCAATTATATGATTGGCACCTTCTTCCATCAGTATAAGCAGACGCCTCAGGAATATCGTGAGAGTCATTAATAAGGTTATCCGAATAGGGCACGGAGGGCTTCTTCCACTTTCCTGACGGGATGAATCTCAATCTTGTATTTCTTTGTGTTGAGACCTTGCATGTTATAGCGAGGGATGATGATGTGCTGGAATCCTAATTTCTCAGCCTCGGCAATACGTTGGTCAATACGATTGACAGGTCGCACCTCACCACTTAATCCTACCTCGCCGGCCATGCACCAGCCTGGTTCGATGGGTGTGTCAACATTTGACGAGAGTACGGCAGCAATGACGGATAGGTCCATAGCCAAGTCTGTAACCCTCAGTCCGCCAGCGATATTCACAAAGACATCCTTCTGCATCAGTTTGAATCCTACGCGTTTTTCCAGGACAGCCAGCAGCATATTCAATCGGCGCTGATCAAAACCTGTGGCCGAACGTTGTGGGGTGCCATAGGCTGCTGATGATACAAGGGCCTGGGTCTCAAGCAGGAACGGACGTACACCTTCAATGGCACTGGAGATGGCAATGCCGGACAGACCTTCATGGTCTTGTGTGAGCAGAAGTTCTGATGGGTTGTTCACCTGTCTGAGGCCGTTTTGCAGCATCTCGTAGATACCTAGTTCTGATGTGCTTCCAAAACGATTCTTGATACTTCTCAGGATACGATACATATAATGCTGGTCGCCCTCAAACTGAATGACGGTGTCAACGATATGTTCCAACACCTTTGGACCTGCCAGTGTACCTTCCTTTGTGATATGTCCAATCAGGATGACAGGTACGCCACTTGTCTTGGCAAATCGCAATAATGCAGCAGCACACTCACGTACCTGAGCCACGGAGCCGGCACTTGACTCAACATCCTCAGTGGCAATGGTCTGTATGGAGTCAACAACAACCAGGTCTGGTTGTTCTTCCTTGATATGTTCAAAGATATGTTCCAGTGCGTTCTCGCACAGAATCATAAAGTTCTCTGGATTGGGCTGTCCGTTTAAGATGCGCTCTGCACGCATCTTCAACTGGTGGGCACTTTCCTCACCACTGACGTAGAGAATGCGCTTGTCGGTAAGACGGAGCATGGTCTGTAATGACAGCGTGGATTTTCCGATTCCAGGTTCGCCGCCAAGCAGTACGATACTGCCTGGTACCAGACCACCTCCAAGAACGCGGTTCAGCTCTTCGTCATGCATATCGATACGTTTCTCGTCATGGCTGCTTATCTCGCTGAGTCTCATGATGCGGTTGGTGCGTAGGGCATGACCTGTCTTGGCTGCGGCGGAGGTGGCACTCTGTCTGACGTTGTCAGTACTGAGCTTGATTTCCTTGAATGTGTTCCACCGTCCGCAAGACGGACACTTTCCAATCCATTTTGCTGATTCTTGTCCGCAGTTCTCGCAGACGTATGCTGTCTTGTCCTTTGCCATTCTGAGTTTTCTTATATCAAGTTTGATGCAAAGGTACTAAATTCAAAGGCTCTATACAAGGCTTTTTACTTTATTAACTCTTGTATTTGGTGAATGATTTCGCAGTTACAAAAGAATTTAGTACTTTTGCACCACGATGAACGGAATAAGACTATTTTTTACTATCGCCACTGGTTTGTTGTGTTTTGTTGCATGTGCAGGCAGGGGTGATAATACGCAAACGGATAATGAAAAAGATACGCGGGAGTCAGACTCTGCCTCACTGCGTATTGCGGTGATGCCTACCATAGACTGTCTGCCCTTGTTTGTGGCAGAGGAGGAGGGTATGTTTGAACGTCATGGTGTCAGCGTAAGCCTCTATCCCTATCAGGCTCAGATGGATTGTGACACGGCCATTCGGAATGGATGGGTGGATGCAATGGTGACGGATCTGGTGAGAGCAGAGCGTCTGAAGAGTCAGGGCGTGCAGTTGCGTTACCTTACTGCTACAGACTTGCAATGGCAACTGTTGGCCGGAAAACATGCTCGCCTGAAGAAACTGGGACAACTCGAGAACAAAATGATTGCGATGACGCGTTATTCCGCTACAGCTATGTTGGCTGACGTGCTTGTGGATAGTGCTTCTGTCATCAATGAGCATGTGTTCAGGATTCAGGTTAACGACCTTGGTGTACGTCTTCAGATGTTGGAGACTGAAACCATGGATGCTATGTTCCTGCCTCAGCCTCAAGCTACTGCTGCAAAACTGTTAGGTGCCGAAGTTCTCTATGATACGCAGTGGAATGATGTCTGCATGGGGGCGATGGTCGCCAGTGAGGCTTCTCAGTGTGATACGTTGCGCCAGCGTCTGACAAAAGGTATGCTGAAAGCCTATGGTGAAGCTTGCGATACCATCAATAAACGTGGTGTGAGATTTTACAGTAAACTGTTGGCACAGCGATGTGGACTGAAGGGTGGAGTGGCGGACTCCATATCTTCGGATATTCATTTTAACGGGGTGCGTCAGCCACGTCAGCAAGATATTACGAGAGCTACTTCATGGCTTAATAAATAATTGGCATAAGGAGAGATACATGCAGAACGTGAATCCACTAGACGGAGTTATATCGTATATAACAGCCAAAAAACTCTTTGCGGGCATACAGAGCCTGGAGAATTATCTCCTGTCGTATCCGCAAATGCCTGGCTTGGACAAATTGTCGGCTATCAAGGTCGACTATGAGTTGATGGCCGACTATTGGAAGCGTGGGGCAAATGATCCTGAGCGTGAACAGGTCTATGAGCAATTGCTGAGACGTCTGTATGTGTTGGCCATGAATATCCGTGCTCATCATCTCTACCGCACTAATTCCTACTGGATAACTACTTATCAGCGTCCACGTAAGAACAGAACTGAATGGGGACTGACGGGCATAAGGGAGGAGTTGGAAAACTATGTCACTGAGACGGCGATGCTGGATTTTGAACCTGCACATATCAGGGCAAACAAAAGTCTGCAATTGAATCAGCGTCATCAGACCTTCATGAGTAATCTCTTTGAATATGTGTTGACTTCGCGCCAATGGAAAGATTCTTTGTCAGAGCAGTTCGTGGATATCCTACTGTCGCCTACGATTGATACCGTAGATCAGCAGTTGCTTGTAAGTGCCATCACGCTGGCTGCCCAGAATGCGTTTGACGTGAATAAGGTGCTGACGCTGATAAAGGTGTATAAGCAGTCAACTGATATCTGTGTCCGTCAGCGTGCGCTGGTAGGGTGGACGTTGACTGTTAATGCTGAAAAATCTACCCTTTATCCTGAAATAAAACAGACTATTGCTGAGATAGGTGCTGATGAGACAATGTGCCAGGAGTTGACGGAACTGCAGATGCAACTGTTCTTCTGTAAGAGCACGGAGAGTGATCAGAAGAAGATTCAGGATGAGATAATGCCTGATATTATGAATGGCGGTCATTTTAAGATGACTTCAAAGGGACTGGAGGAAATGGATGAGGACGCGCTGGAGGATATCCTGCATCCTGATGCAGCTGAACGTGATATGGAGAAGATGGAACAGAGCGTGACGCGTATGACGGATATGCAGAAAGAAGGCTCTGACATCTATTTCGCCGGCTTTGCGCAGATGAAGCGTTTCTCCTTCTTCTACGACTTATCCAACTGGTTCGTTCCTTTCTTTGCGAATCATCCAGCTGTTAATAATATCTGGGAGAACTCAAAAGGTCAGAAATTCCTGCATTCAATTATATCAAGGGGCGCTTTCTGCGATAGTGACAAATACTCGTTTGTTCTGAGTTTTGACCAAGTGCTTAATCGTTTGCCTGCCCATATATTGAATATGATGGAAGAAGGTGAAGCGATGGCGATGCCTCTGGGCGGGATAGTAACGAACGAAGAAAGGAAAACGCCTGCTTACATCAGACGTATGTATCTGCAGGATTTATACCGCTTCTTCCGACTGTACCCTGCTCGTCAGGAGTTCCGGAATCCTTTTGATGAGGAAAAGATATATCTTTTCTTTGCAAGTGAATTGTTGTGTAAGACGTCACTGGTCAATCGTATGAGTGAAGTGGTAAACTTCCTTGTGAAGCGCAAATACTATCATGAGGCAGAGGAGATTCTTTGTCTTTATCCCAAGGATAAGCGCGACTATCAATATTGCTTCTTACGCGGACATCTATGTCAGGTACAGCCGGAAGGCTTGGGTGGAGAGGACAAATTCTGGTATAAAGCGGCCTTGAAACTGAAACCTGATGATAAGAAGGCGCTAGCGGGATTGGCACGCGCGCATTTTTATGATAATGAATATCGTCAGGCTCTGGATGTCTACAAGCAGCTACTGGACATAAATGCAGAGTCCAGGTCGTATATGCTTAATGCGTCTATTTGCATGGCTAACCTTCGTCAGTGTGAGGATGCCCTCAAATTGCTGTATAAGTTGAACTATCTCGATGAAGAGAATATGGAGGTGGTGCTTGTATTGGCTTGGGTGCTGACAATTGATGGACGTTTTGATGAGGCAAAGAAATACTTTGCCCAACTCATGACTCAGGAGCATCCTCAGGCAGATTGTTTCCTTTATCAAGGTTACTGCCTGTGGTTTTCCGGCGACATTGGAGGAGCCATCCAGTCATTTCGCCGTTATCAGGATCTTCTCATTGCTTCGGATCCTTCGTTGGAAAATGCTTTCTATTTGACGGAAAATGACGTTATTCGCAAATACCATATAGGTAAAGGCGAGATTCAGATGATGCTGGATGCGATAAAAGGTTAGAGGAAAGGACGCAACAGGTGGGCAAACCAGCCACGGAAACGTTGCCAGGGCGTGCGGAATTCTTTCCATGTCTGTGGTGTCAGGTAGATGCTTTCCTTCTTATCACGCTCAAACATATCATCCAGTTCTCGTGTGGTGCAACTGTCAATAATCACGGCGTTCTCTTCGTAGTCGAATCGTGTGCTGCGGGCATCCAGGTTGGTACTGCCAACAGTACAGAATTTCCCGTCGACCATCATAATCTTAGAATGATGGAAACCTGGTTGGTAAAGCCATACATTTGCACCGCGCTTCATTAATTTATGAGCATTATAGAATGCACAGTCCGGTGTCAGGGGAATATCGCTCTTGGCAGATAGCATGATGTCCACTTTGATACCTCGCTTCAGAGCCTGCTTGATTGCTTTCTTGATGCAGGGAATCAGGGTGAAGTAGGGGTTGATGATGTGGATAGAGTCTTTGGCATCGTTGATGGCATTGACATAGAAGTAGCGCATGGCATCATTCGTGATATGGGGCTCACGATTAATGATACCCACCAGTTTCTTCCCTGCTGTTGCTGTCGTGTCTGGCTTGAGACCTTTCATGGCTGTAGGTTCATAGGCCCTGAAGTACTGAGGCTGTGAGAGTAGATCCTCGCCAGTGGCTTTCTTCCATATCCTACAGAAAATCTGTTGCAGCACATTGACGGCGCCACCCTCAATACGACAGTGCATGTCGCGCCAAGCACCTACCTGCTCCGTACCTTTTATATAATAGTCGGCAACGTTCATACCTCCTGTATAGGCAATACTTCCGTCGATGACTACAATCTTACGATGGTCGCGTGGCCATATATGGTTGACCCAGGGAAAACGGATCGGATCGAATTCTACGATGTCAATACTGTCTTTTCGAAGGGCTTCCAGATGATGTTTGCGCAGAGGCTGGTTATTGGAATCGTTACCAAAACCATCAAACATGGCGCGGATCTCTACGCCTTCCTTGCGCTTCTCCTTCAGAATGTCGAAAAGAAGCATGGCGATAGAGTCGTTGCGGAAATTGAAATACTCCAAGTGGACGCTATGCCTGGCCTGCTTGATAGCTGCAAACATATCGTCGAATTTTTCCTGTCCCGACATAAGGAGCGTCACGCTGTTATTATCTGAGAACGTGACATCATAGTCCTTCAACTGCCGATATATCAGGGAATCGGAGGTGAGGTTATCCTGTGCTTTTAATGTGCTTGTTGAAAGAATAGCAAGTGCCACGAGAGTAACACTTGCCATCTTATATCCTAATGTATTCATTTGCGGTGTTTAAGCCTGTATTCAGAGGGCGTCATTCCGAAGCGCTCCTTAAAGAGGTTGATAAAGTGCTCGCCAGTTGCAAATCCAACGTGTGAAGCCAACTCACTCATGTTGATATTCGTACGCTGGAGCAGGATGCAGGCGTGGCGCAGACGTAGGTCGCGCACAATCTCGGCAGGTGTCTTTCCTGTGATGTCATGAACCTTCTGGAAGAAGGGCTTCATGCTCATGCCCATCGCTTCTGCCATATCCTCCAGATTGATGGTGCCACGATTCATATTCTGTTGGACATACTGCTCAATGCTGTTGATGAGTTGCTGGTCCATGCTCTCAGTCATACTGAATTTCTCGTGCATCTCATCCTGGTCGTCTGTGAAGTTGTAGTTCTGTTCCATGGCCGATGCAGTATGGTCTCTGACAATCTGTATGGCCAGTGACTTCATCTGTTCATCTTCCTCAATATCATTGGCGCTTGGGTTGTAGGTTGCCAAATCCATGCTCTCAGTGGCGGTAGTCATGCTGGAGTTACGACCTTCCAGTTCACGTGTCTCTGCACCTTCAATCAAATCTGTCTTAATCTCAATTGGTCCTACGCCAAGCAGTTTGTTGAAACGCATCACAGCTTCTTGCAGGTTGAATGGTTTAGCCAGATAGTCGTCAGCGCCCATCGTGATATTCTGACTCGTCATCTCCTGTGGGGAGAGCTTGTTGTCTGTCATCAGTACGAACTTGATGCGGTTAAGCGTGGGGTGCATCTTGATGTTATTGCACAGTTCGCTACCTGTCATCTTGGGCATGTCCTGTTTACAGATAACCAGATCTGGCATCATGGATTCGATATCGGTGGCAGCTTTATGGATATCGTTATAAGTATGGAACTCATAAACAAACTTCAGGTGCGACTTGATGAACTTGATAAACTCTACATTGCTGTCAATGAAGACAACACGGAATTTTGCTGTTGGGAGTTCTGCCTGATAGGGGCGAATCTCAGATGTGAGTTCTTCACTCAGCAGGTCTGGCAGACTCATCTCACCCTTGGCGTTAATCTCGAAGTGCTTTTGTACAGCCTTCTTGGCTCTCTCCTCCGGATTCTCAAGTATGGTCTGCATATCGCTGACGCGCGTGATGAGTTGCAGCATCTGGGCGTGAAGTGCATTGAGCTGTTCGCGCTCTTCCAGCGTGCTCTCTTTCTCTGAGAGATTCATGATGATAGTCGTCATGCGCGACATTGGCTGACGTAAGTCATCACTGGCCGACTTGATTTCCTCACGCTGCTGAACCAGTTCGCCGAGAATTGCTTTCTTCTTCTTCCACAACAGACGGATGCGGTCCATGCCTTGTTTCCACATGTAGATGACAATGATAAGGATGAGGGCATAGATACCAATCATCCACCACTGCAGGAACCAGGGACGAGCCACAACAATCTCTATGACACGCTCCTGATTGC
Proteins encoded:
- a CDS encoding diacylglycerol/lipid kinase family protein translates to MQKKKKNITFIVNPISGTKSKDTLPLLVKQLIDDSLYECEIIKTEYAGHAAELASQCVNDHIDICVAVGGDGTVNEVARSLAHSETALGIIPSGSGNGLARHLCLPMDMKQALQVINAGKTDYFDYGVINDQPFFCTCGMGFDAYVSLKFAESGKRGLATYVENVLKEGLTYKPDTYIITDESGNHQYNAFLVACANASQYGNNAYIAPEASMQDGLLDVIIMEPFNIIEAAKVGFDLFAKTLKSNKHIKTFQARSIHIHRNESGAVHFDGDPTKMGTDIDVRIEPLGLKAIINPDRTQDDAKPGKVIDNISKTIDKIII
- the spt gene encoding serine palmitoyltransferase codes for the protein MGQLQERYKSYRIPQEAMAKGIYPYFRAIEGKQGTEVEMGGHKVLMFGSNAYTGLTGDQRIIDKAKAALDKYGSGCAGSRFLNGTLDLHIQLEKEIAEFIGKDDCLCFSTGFSVNQGVIPALLGKDDFVICDDRDHASIVDGRRLAFAKQLHYKHNDMEDLERVLQKLPAEAIKLIVVDGVFSMEGDLAKLPEIVKLKHKYNCSIMVDEAHGVGVFGRQGRGVCDHFGLTDEVDLIMGTFSKSLASIGGFITADADTINWLRHTCRTYIFSASNTPAATAAAMEALHILQQEPERIEKLWKVTRYALKRFREEGFEIGDTESPIIPLYVRDTDKTFLVTALAFNAGVFINPVIPPACAPQDTLVRYALMATHTEEQVERSVIALKKIFVEQGIIK
- a CDS encoding helix-turn-helix domain-containing protein: MKSILRVFTIILLLLGNQHAEAFEGRTFKTINASNELADNSAQIVVCTKTGRMIIATLGSLNFYNGSGFSHITPHHDCQYQLPRYTGNYRLGFDRKHHIWLKNSHTLTCVDLLMEQFIVNVDSVINDLGCHEPIEDLFVDSEGGVWLLTEKGLFGVNDQQTYTVLRDQNLQDVDVYENLLLTFYGNGEEVGQDLKTGKTVHRTRAYDWDTGQRYNQTSAIIRYEDGYFMVRNGEKESAFLYFDVKQLQWTVIQTFTFHVNHLALHDEMIYLPSQRGFGIFDIKQNNMAWVDEFPLVDGRKVQTDCNMIAFDRQDGMWIGTEDRGVLYSRPAKLQFMSYAVSTPEAEHYSRMMDELNQNITEFHGLRANCMFMDSRGWSWIGTTTGLYLYKTPQSEPLVFSKRNGFYNNVVHTVVEDRNHNIWAATSNGVSYVRFKGEKVEFVNSFNDIDGVPSESFVNCKGRMLDDGTIIMQAIDHVVRFNPDDLEEVNTPHPYKLFPKLIRLMVNGNNIEPDMMMDNHIVIDRALSRTWEIVLSSEHSSVSLTFSPLNYYRPLQTYYRLRIKGVKEYEEWTLLSVFNSGGKVDSKGMLHVPLMGLAPGSYQLELQASMYPDQWDGEPFIWNIIVNEPWWQTTGILWLLGIIVFMIGITNFVFYMRNERMRMRRSHGEGDMIRKIRQFVTRCNTDTSESLSPMHEEYGHNSENADVKLSPEFMEVMMRILPYVKAHMRGDLSMAQLSHVAEMDVVPFYELMMDNIYKSPRDLARFYRLENATKLLLTTDHTIEQIAEECGFFTANYMIGTFFHQYKQTPQEYRESH
- the radA gene encoding DNA repair protein RadA, which produces MAKDKTAYVCENCGQESAKWIGKCPSCGRWNTFKEIKLSTDNVRQSATSAAAKTGHALRTNRIMRLSEISSHDEKRIDMHDEELNRVLGGGLVPGSIVLLGGEPGIGKSTLSLQTMLRLTDKRILYVSGEESAHQLKMRAERILNGQPNPENFMILCENALEHIFEHIKEEQPDLVVVDSIQTIATEDVESSAGSVAQVRECAAALLRFAKTSGVPVILIGHITKEGTLAGPKVLEHIVDTVIQFEGDQHYMYRILRSIKNRFGSTSELGIYEMLQNGLRQVNNPSELLLTQDHEGLSGIAISSAIEGVRPFLLETQALVSSAAYGTPQRSATGFDQRRLNMLLAVLEKRVGFKLMQKDVFVNIAGGLRVTDLAMDLSVIAAVLSSNVDTPIEPGWCMAGEVGLSGEVRPVNRIDQRIAEAEKLGFQHIIIPRYNMQGLNTKKYKIEIHPVRKVEEALRALFG
- a CDS encoding ABC transporter substrate-binding protein — translated: MNGIRLFFTIATGLLCFVACAGRGDNTQTDNEKDTRESDSASLRIAVMPTIDCLPLFVAEEEGMFERHGVSVSLYPYQAQMDCDTAIRNGWVDAMVTDLVRAERLKSQGVQLRYLTATDLQWQLLAGKHARLKKLGQLENKMIAMTRYSATAMLADVLVDSASVINEHVFRIQVNDLGVRLQMLETETMDAMFLPQPQATAAKLLGAEVLYDTQWNDVCMGAMVASEASQCDTLRQRLTKGMLKAYGEACDTINKRGVRFYSKLLAQRCGLKGGVADSISSDIHFNGVRQPRQQDITRATSWLNK
- a CDS encoding tetratricopeptide repeat protein, whose amino-acid sequence is MQNVNPLDGVISYITAKKLFAGIQSLENYLLSYPQMPGLDKLSAIKVDYELMADYWKRGANDPEREQVYEQLLRRLYVLAMNIRAHHLYRTNSYWITTYQRPRKNRTEWGLTGIREELENYVTETAMLDFEPAHIRANKSLQLNQRHQTFMSNLFEYVLTSRQWKDSLSEQFVDILLSPTIDTVDQQLLVSAITLAAQNAFDVNKVLTLIKVYKQSTDICVRQRALVGWTLTVNAEKSTLYPEIKQTIAEIGADETMCQELTELQMQLFFCKSTESDQKKIQDEIMPDIMNGGHFKMTSKGLEEMDEDALEDILHPDAAERDMEKMEQSVTRMTDMQKEGSDIYFAGFAQMKRFSFFYDLSNWFVPFFANHPAVNNIWENSKGQKFLHSIISRGAFCDSDKYSFVLSFDQVLNRLPAHILNMMEEGEAMAMPLGGIVTNEERKTPAYIRRMYLQDLYRFFRLYPARQEFRNPFDEEKIYLFFASELLCKTSLVNRMSEVVNFLVKRKYYHEAEEILCLYPKDKRDYQYCFLRGHLCQVQPEGLGGEDKFWYKAALKLKPDDKKALAGLARAHFYDNEYRQALDVYKQLLDINAESRSYMLNASICMANLRQCEDALKLLYKLNYLDEENMEVVLVLAWVLTIDGRFDEAKKYFAQLMTQEHPQADCFLYQGYCLWFSGDIGGAIQSFRRYQDLLIASDPSLENAFYLTENDVIRKYHIGKGEIQMMLDAIKG